The following are encoded in a window of Perca fluviatilis chromosome 21, GENO_Pfluv_1.0, whole genome shotgun sequence genomic DNA:
- the mybpc2b gene encoding myosin binding protein Cb isoform X11, translated as MPEPVPADKQDGQAQQEPTAEEAQPERDDAPPTDGADSEADGDEPGNTELTGLFVEKPPENVVAVAGADVTLIARVDSTTLTRKPTMKWLKGKWMDLGSKAGKHMQFKETYDRNTKIYTYEMKIIKVVAGDAGGYRCEVTAKDKCDSSTFEISVEAAQQEEQQADILSAFKREGAGEDEGDLDFSALLKATKKKKKVKEEPQIDVWELLKSAHPSEYEKIAFEYGITDLRGMLKRLKKMKVVEPKHSEAFLKRLESCYSVEKGKKIVLRCEVVDPNTQVKWLKNGQEIKSSAKYIIESSGNVRTLTINRVSLADDAAYECVVGEDKCFTEVFVKEPPVTITKLMDDYHVVVGERVEFEVEVSEEGANVMWFFEDIELHKDKDSKYRFKKDGRKHTLIIQEATLDDIGMYHCWTNGGHTKGELEVEEKQLEVLQDIADLTVRATDQAMFKCEVSDDKVTGKWFKDGVEVLPSERIKMTHIGRFHRLIIDDVKPEDAGDYTFVPDGYALSLSAKLNFLEIKIDYVPRQDPPKIHLDTSGNMVSQNTIIVVAGNKLRLDVEITGEPAPTCVWSKGDQPITEAEGRVRVEARKDLSCFVIEGAEREDEGNYTICVTNPAGEDKAMLFVKIVDVPDPPENIRCTSVGEDCASIVWDAPKFDGGAPLKGYLMERKKKGSSRWTKLNFDVYESTTYEAKRMIEGVFYEMRVFAINSIGMSPPSITSKPFMPIAPTSEPIRLSVHDVTDSTCTLKWLAPEKIGAGGLDGYVIEYCKEGDTEWVLANQELCERQGFVVRGLPVGEKIDFRVAAVNIAGRSPPALLGQPVTIREIMEHPKIRLPRELRTKYIRKVGEKINLTIPFQGKPRPVATWYKDGQPLDPQMVSVRNSNVDSILFIRSAEREHSGTYELVLKIENMEDRASVVIRIVDKPGPPLNVKVTEVWGFNAALEWAPPKDDGNCDITGYTIQKADLKTKEWFTVYEHNRRPNCTASDLIMGNEYMFRVFSENICGLSEEARLSKNTAVIAKTDLEIKLNPYKEKDMSCVPKFTQPLIDRSAVAGYSTAISCAVRGFPKPKIVWMKNRMIIGQDPKFLMQNNQGVLTLNIRKPGTFDSGKYSCMAVNDLGQDEVECKLDIRIAADPEKK; from the exons ATGCCTGAACCAGTCCCTGCAG ATAAACAGGACGGGCAGG CCCAACAGGAGCCAACTGCAGAGG AAGCGCAGCCAGAGAGAGATG ATGCACCCCCCACAGATGGAG CAGATTCAGAAGCTGATGGGGATG AGCCAGGCAACACTGAGCTTACTGGGCTCTTCGTCGAGAAGCCACCAGAGAATGTAGTCGCTGTTGCAG GAGCGGATGTCACTCTCATAGCCAGGGTCGACTCCACCACCCTGACAAGAAAACCCACCATGAAATGGCTGAAGGGAAAGTGGATGGACCTTGGAAGCAAGGCTGGGAAGCATATGCAGTTCAAGGAAACTTATGACAGGAATACTAAG ATCTATACTTATGAAATGAAGATCATCAAAGTAGTCGCTGGAGACGCTGGAGGCTACAGGTGCGAGGTAACTGCAAAAGACAAGTGTGACAGCTCCACCTTTGAGATCTCTGTTGAGG CTGCACAGCAGGAGGAGCAGCAAGCAGATATTTTGTCTGCCTTCAAAAGAGA GGGTGCTGGCGAGGACGAGGGAGATCTGGATTTCAGCGCTTTGCTGAAAGCCACTAAGAA GAAGAAGAAAGTAAAAGAGGAACCACAGATCGATGTGTGGGAATTGCTTAAGAGTGCCCATCCAAGCGAGTATGAGAAAATCGCCTTTGAGTATGGCATCACTGACCTGAGGGGCATGCTAAAACGTCTGAAAAAGATGAAGGTCGTCGAGCCCAAGCATAGCGAGG CTTTCCTGAAGAGGCTTGAGTCTTGCTACTCGGTGGAAAAGGGCAAGAAGATTGTCCTGAGATGTGAGGTGGTCGATCCCAACACCCAGGTCAAATGGTTGAAGAATGGCCAGGAGATCAAATCCTCAGCCAA gTACATCATAGAGTCAAGTGGGAATGTCAGAACCCTTACGATCAATAGGGTGAGCCTGGCTGATGATGCTGCCTATGAGTGTGTGGTTGGCGAGGACAAGTGTTTCACAGAGGTGTTTGTCAAAG AGCCCCCTGTGACCATCACCAAGCTGATGGATGACTATCACGTTGTCGTTGGAGAGAGAGTGGAGTTTGAGGTTGAGGTGTCGGAAGAGGGCGCCAATGTCATGTG GTTCTTTGAGGATATCGAGCTTCACAAAGACAAAGATTCCAAGTATCGCTTCAAGAAGGATGGAAGGAAGCACACGCTTATCATCCAAGAGGCAACACTGGATGACATTGGAATGTACCATTGTTGGACAAATGGGGGTCATACCAAAGGAGAGCTGGAGGTGGAAG AAAAACAGCTGGAGGTGTTGCAGGACATTGCTGATCTGACAGTCAGGGCAACAGACCAGGCTATGTTCAAGTGTGAGGTGTCTGATGACAAGGTCACAGGAAAGTGGTTCAAAGACGGAGTGGAGGTCTTGCCAAGCGAACGCATTAAAATGACTCACATTGGAAG GTTTCATCGGCTGATTATTGATGATGTGAAGCCAGAGGATGCGGGAGACTACACATTTGTTCCTGATGGATACGCTCTGTCACTTTCTGCCAAACTCAACTTCTTGg AAATTAAGATCGACTATGTGCCCAGACAAG ATCCTCCAAAGATCCACCTGGACACCAGTGGAAACATGGTCTCCCAAAATACCATCATTGTGGTGGCAGGCAACAAGCTCCGTCTGGATGTGGAGATCACAGGAGAGCCAGCACCTACCTGTGTCTGGTCGAAAGGAGATCAA CCAATTACAGAGGCTGAAGGGCGCGTAAGGGTGGAGGCCAGGAAAGATCTGAGCTGCTTCGTCATAGAGGGGGCAGAGAGGGAGGATGAGGGCAACTACACCATCTGTGTTACCAACCCTGCCGGAGAGGACAAGGCTATGCTGTTTGTGAAGATTGTGG ATGTGCCTGACCCCCCTGAGAACATCAGATGCACATCTGTGGGAGAGGACTGCGCCAGCATCGTTTGGGACGCTCCCAAATTTGATGGCGGTGCACCACTTAAAG GTTATCTCatggagaggaagaagaaaggcTCCTCCAGATGGACAAAACTCAACTTTGATGTTTATGAATCGACTACATATGAGGCCAAGAGGATGATTGAAGGTGTTTTTTATGAGATGAGGGTGTTTGCTATCAACAGCATTGGCATGTCTCCACCAAGTATCACCTCCAAACCCTTCATGCCAATTG CCCCAACTAGTGAGCCAATACGTCTGTCAGTACATGATGTGACAGACAGCACATGCACCCTGAAGTGGCTCGCCCCAGAGAAGATTGGAGCTGGGGGCCTGGATGGCTATGTTATTGAATACTGCAAGGAAGGAG ACACTGAGTGGGTGTTGGCAAACCAGGAACTTTGTGAGAGGCAGGGATTTGTGGTGCGTGGCCTTCCAGTGGGGGAGAAAATCGACTTTAGGGTGGCGGCAGTAAACATCGCTGGACGCAGTCCTCCAGCTTTGCTGGGACAACCCGTCACCATCCGTGAGATCATGG AGCATCCTAAGATCCGCCTCCCTCGCGAGCTGAGAACAAAGTATATCAGGAAAGTAGGAGAAAAGATCAACCTGACTATCCCCTTCCAG GGTAAGCCTCGCCCTGTTGCGACCTGGTACAAGGATGGTCAACCCCTTGACCCACAGATGGTCAGCGTCCGTAACTCAAACGTGGACTCCATCCTTTTCATCcgcagtgcagagagagagcactCTGGAACATATGAGCTGGTGCTAAAGATTGAGAACATGGAGGACAGAGCATCCGTCGTCATCAGGATTGTTG ATAAACCTGGCCCTCCTCTGAACGTGAAGGTGACAGAGGTCTGGGGCTTCAATGCAGCACTGGAGTGGGCCCCCCCCAAGGACGATGgcaactgtgacatcactggaTATACCATCCAGAAGGCAGACTTGAAGACTAAg GAATGGTTCACTGTTTATGAACACAACAGACGGCCAAACTGCACAGCTTCAGATCTGATCATGGGCAATGAATACATGTTCCGCGTCTTCAGTGAAAACATCTGCGGCCTGAGCGAGGAGGCGCGTCTAAGCAAGAACACGGCTGTCATCGCCAAGACAG ACCTGGAGATCAAATTAAACCCCTACAAGGAGAAAGACATGTCCTGTGTGCCCAAGTTTACTCAGCCCCTGATTGACAGATCTGCAGTGGCCGGTTACAGCACCGCCATCAGCTGTGCCGTCAGAGGCTTCCCCAAG CCTAAGATCGTTTGGATGAAGAACAGGATGATCATCGGTCAGGATCCCAAGTTCTTGATGCAGAACAACCAGGGAGTGCTGACCCTCAATATTCGCAAGCCAGGCACCTTTGACTCAGGCAAATACTCCTGCATGGCTGTCAATGATCTGGGCCAAGACGAAGTGGAGTGCAAGCTGGACATCCGAA TTGCTGCAGACCCGGAGAAGAAGTGA
- the mybpc2b gene encoding myosin binding protein Cb isoform X10 yields MPEPVPADKQDGQAQQEPTAEEAQPERDDAPPTDGARANPEEEEPGNTELTGLFVEKPPENVVAVAGADVTLIARVDSTTLTRKPTMKWLKGKWMDLGSKAGKHMQFKETYDRNTKIYTYEMKIIKVVAGDAGGYRCEVTAKDKCDSSTFEISVEAAQQEEQQADILSAFKREGAGEDEGDLDFSALLKATKKKKKVKEEPQIDVWELLKSAHPSEYEKIAFEYGITDLRGMLKRLKKMKVVEPKHSEAFLKRLESCYSVEKGKKIVLRCEVVDPNTQVKWLKNGQEIKSSAKYIIESSGNVRTLTINRVSLADDAAYECVVGEDKCFTEVFVKEPPVTITKLMDDYHVVVGERVEFEVEVSEEGANVMWFFEDIELHKDKDSKYRFKKDGRKHTLIIQEATLDDIGMYHCWTNGGHTKGELEVEEKQLEVLQDIADLTVRATDQAMFKCEVSDDKVTGKWFKDGVEVLPSERIKMTHIGRFHRLIIDDVKPEDAGDYTFVPDGYALSLSAKLNFLEIKIDYVPRQDPPKIHLDTSGNMVSQNTIIVVAGNKLRLDVEITGEPAPTCVWSKGDQPITEAEGRVRVEARKDLSCFVIEGAEREDEGNYTICVTNPAGEDKAMLFVKIVDVPDPPENIRCTSVGEDCASIVWDAPKFDGGAPLKGYLMERKKKGSSRWTKLNFDVYESTTYEAKRMIEGVFYEMRVFAINSIGMSPPSITSKPFMPIAPTSEPIRLSVHDVTDSTCTLKWLAPEKIGAGGLDGYVIEYCKEGDTEWVLANQELCERQGFVVRGLPVGEKIDFRVAAVNIAGRSPPALLGQPVTIREIMEHPKIRLPRELRTKYIRKVGEKINLTIPFQGKPRPVATWYKDGQPLDPQMVSVRNSNVDSILFIRSAEREHSGTYELVLKIENMEDRASVVIRIVDKPGPPLNVKVTEVWGFNAALEWAPPKDDGNCDITGYTIQKADLKTKEWFTVYEHNRRPNCTASDLIMGNEYMFRVFSENICGLSEEARLSKNTAVIAKTDLEIKLNPYKEKDMSCVPKFTQPLIDRSAVAGYSTAISCAVRGFPKPKIVWMKNRMIIGQDPKFLMQNNQGVLTLNIRKPGTFDSGKYSCMAVNDLGQDEVECKLDIRIAADPEKK; encoded by the exons ATGCCTGAACCAGTCCCTGCAG ATAAACAGGACGGGCAGG CCCAACAGGAGCCAACTGCAGAGG AAGCGCAGCCAGAGAGAGATG ATGCACCCCCCACAGATGGAG CTCGAGCAAACCCAGAAGAGGAGG AGCCAGGCAACACTGAGCTTACTGGGCTCTTCGTCGAGAAGCCACCAGAGAATGTAGTCGCTGTTGCAG GAGCGGATGTCACTCTCATAGCCAGGGTCGACTCCACCACCCTGACAAGAAAACCCACCATGAAATGGCTGAAGGGAAAGTGGATGGACCTTGGAAGCAAGGCTGGGAAGCATATGCAGTTCAAGGAAACTTATGACAGGAATACTAAG ATCTATACTTATGAAATGAAGATCATCAAAGTAGTCGCTGGAGACGCTGGAGGCTACAGGTGCGAGGTAACTGCAAAAGACAAGTGTGACAGCTCCACCTTTGAGATCTCTGTTGAGG CTGCACAGCAGGAGGAGCAGCAAGCAGATATTTTGTCTGCCTTCAAAAGAGA GGGTGCTGGCGAGGACGAGGGAGATCTGGATTTCAGCGCTTTGCTGAAAGCCACTAAGAA GAAGAAGAAAGTAAAAGAGGAACCACAGATCGATGTGTGGGAATTGCTTAAGAGTGCCCATCCAAGCGAGTATGAGAAAATCGCCTTTGAGTATGGCATCACTGACCTGAGGGGCATGCTAAAACGTCTGAAAAAGATGAAGGTCGTCGAGCCCAAGCATAGCGAGG CTTTCCTGAAGAGGCTTGAGTCTTGCTACTCGGTGGAAAAGGGCAAGAAGATTGTCCTGAGATGTGAGGTGGTCGATCCCAACACCCAGGTCAAATGGTTGAAGAATGGCCAGGAGATCAAATCCTCAGCCAA gTACATCATAGAGTCAAGTGGGAATGTCAGAACCCTTACGATCAATAGGGTGAGCCTGGCTGATGATGCTGCCTATGAGTGTGTGGTTGGCGAGGACAAGTGTTTCACAGAGGTGTTTGTCAAAG AGCCCCCTGTGACCATCACCAAGCTGATGGATGACTATCACGTTGTCGTTGGAGAGAGAGTGGAGTTTGAGGTTGAGGTGTCGGAAGAGGGCGCCAATGTCATGTG GTTCTTTGAGGATATCGAGCTTCACAAAGACAAAGATTCCAAGTATCGCTTCAAGAAGGATGGAAGGAAGCACACGCTTATCATCCAAGAGGCAACACTGGATGACATTGGAATGTACCATTGTTGGACAAATGGGGGTCATACCAAAGGAGAGCTGGAGGTGGAAG AAAAACAGCTGGAGGTGTTGCAGGACATTGCTGATCTGACAGTCAGGGCAACAGACCAGGCTATGTTCAAGTGTGAGGTGTCTGATGACAAGGTCACAGGAAAGTGGTTCAAAGACGGAGTGGAGGTCTTGCCAAGCGAACGCATTAAAATGACTCACATTGGAAG GTTTCATCGGCTGATTATTGATGATGTGAAGCCAGAGGATGCGGGAGACTACACATTTGTTCCTGATGGATACGCTCTGTCACTTTCTGCCAAACTCAACTTCTTGg AAATTAAGATCGACTATGTGCCCAGACAAG ATCCTCCAAAGATCCACCTGGACACCAGTGGAAACATGGTCTCCCAAAATACCATCATTGTGGTGGCAGGCAACAAGCTCCGTCTGGATGTGGAGATCACAGGAGAGCCAGCACCTACCTGTGTCTGGTCGAAAGGAGATCAA CCAATTACAGAGGCTGAAGGGCGCGTAAGGGTGGAGGCCAGGAAAGATCTGAGCTGCTTCGTCATAGAGGGGGCAGAGAGGGAGGATGAGGGCAACTACACCATCTGTGTTACCAACCCTGCCGGAGAGGACAAGGCTATGCTGTTTGTGAAGATTGTGG ATGTGCCTGACCCCCCTGAGAACATCAGATGCACATCTGTGGGAGAGGACTGCGCCAGCATCGTTTGGGACGCTCCCAAATTTGATGGCGGTGCACCACTTAAAG GTTATCTCatggagaggaagaagaaaggcTCCTCCAGATGGACAAAACTCAACTTTGATGTTTATGAATCGACTACATATGAGGCCAAGAGGATGATTGAAGGTGTTTTTTATGAGATGAGGGTGTTTGCTATCAACAGCATTGGCATGTCTCCACCAAGTATCACCTCCAAACCCTTCATGCCAATTG CCCCAACTAGTGAGCCAATACGTCTGTCAGTACATGATGTGACAGACAGCACATGCACCCTGAAGTGGCTCGCCCCAGAGAAGATTGGAGCTGGGGGCCTGGATGGCTATGTTATTGAATACTGCAAGGAAGGAG ACACTGAGTGGGTGTTGGCAAACCAGGAACTTTGTGAGAGGCAGGGATTTGTGGTGCGTGGCCTTCCAGTGGGGGAGAAAATCGACTTTAGGGTGGCGGCAGTAAACATCGCTGGACGCAGTCCTCCAGCTTTGCTGGGACAACCCGTCACCATCCGTGAGATCATGG AGCATCCTAAGATCCGCCTCCCTCGCGAGCTGAGAACAAAGTATATCAGGAAAGTAGGAGAAAAGATCAACCTGACTATCCCCTTCCAG GGTAAGCCTCGCCCTGTTGCGACCTGGTACAAGGATGGTCAACCCCTTGACCCACAGATGGTCAGCGTCCGTAACTCAAACGTGGACTCCATCCTTTTCATCcgcagtgcagagagagagcactCTGGAACATATGAGCTGGTGCTAAAGATTGAGAACATGGAGGACAGAGCATCCGTCGTCATCAGGATTGTTG ATAAACCTGGCCCTCCTCTGAACGTGAAGGTGACAGAGGTCTGGGGCTTCAATGCAGCACTGGAGTGGGCCCCCCCCAAGGACGATGgcaactgtgacatcactggaTATACCATCCAGAAGGCAGACTTGAAGACTAAg GAATGGTTCACTGTTTATGAACACAACAGACGGCCAAACTGCACAGCTTCAGATCTGATCATGGGCAATGAATACATGTTCCGCGTCTTCAGTGAAAACATCTGCGGCCTGAGCGAGGAGGCGCGTCTAAGCAAGAACACGGCTGTCATCGCCAAGACAG ACCTGGAGATCAAATTAAACCCCTACAAGGAGAAAGACATGTCCTGTGTGCCCAAGTTTACTCAGCCCCTGATTGACAGATCTGCAGTGGCCGGTTACAGCACCGCCATCAGCTGTGCCGTCAGAGGCTTCCCCAAG CCTAAGATCGTTTGGATGAAGAACAGGATGATCATCGGTCAGGATCCCAAGTTCTTGATGCAGAACAACCAGGGAGTGCTGACCCTCAATATTCGCAAGCCAGGCACCTTTGACTCAGGCAAATACTCCTGCATGGCTGTCAATGATCTGGGCCAAGACGAAGTGGAGTGCAAGCTGGACATCCGAA TTGCTGCAGACCCGGAGAAGAAGTGA
- the mybpc2b gene encoding myosin binding protein Cb isoform X8 produces MPEPVPADKQDGQEAQPERDDAPPTDGADSEADGDARANPEEEEPGNTELTGLFVEKPPENVVAVAGADVTLIARVDSTTLTRKPTMKWLKGKWMDLGSKAGKHMQFKETYDRNTKIYTYEMKIIKVVAGDAGGYRCEVTAKDKCDSSTFEISVEAAQQEEQQADILSAFKREGAGEDEGDLDFSALLKATKKKKKVKEEPQIDVWELLKSAHPSEYEKIAFEYGITDLRGMLKRLKKMKVVEPKHSEAFLKRLESCYSVEKGKKIVLRCEVVDPNTQVKWLKNGQEIKSSAKYIIESSGNVRTLTINRVSLADDAAYECVVGEDKCFTEVFVKEPPVTITKLMDDYHVVVGERVEFEVEVSEEGANVMWFFEDIELHKDKDSKYRFKKDGRKHTLIIQEATLDDIGMYHCWTNGGHTKGELEVEEKQLEVLQDIADLTVRATDQAMFKCEVSDDKVTGKWFKDGVEVLPSERIKMTHIGRFHRLIIDDVKPEDAGDYTFVPDGYALSLSAKLNFLEIKIDYVPRQDPPKIHLDTSGNMVSQNTIIVVAGNKLRLDVEITGEPAPTCVWSKGDQPITEAEGRVRVEARKDLSCFVIEGAEREDEGNYTICVTNPAGEDKAMLFVKIVDVPDPPENIRCTSVGEDCASIVWDAPKFDGGAPLKGYLMERKKKGSSRWTKLNFDVYESTTYEAKRMIEGVFYEMRVFAINSIGMSPPSITSKPFMPIAPTSEPIRLSVHDVTDSTCTLKWLAPEKIGAGGLDGYVIEYCKEGDTEWVLANQELCERQGFVVRGLPVGEKIDFRVAAVNIAGRSPPALLGQPVTIREIMEHPKIRLPRELRTKYIRKVGEKINLTIPFQGKPRPVATWYKDGQPLDPQMVSVRNSNVDSILFIRSAEREHSGTYELVLKIENMEDRASVVIRIVDKPGPPLNVKVTEVWGFNAALEWAPPKDDGNCDITGYTIQKADLKTKEWFTVYEHNRRPNCTASDLIMGNEYMFRVFSENICGLSEEARLSKNTAVIAKTDLEIKLNPYKEKDMSCVPKFTQPLIDRSAVAGYSTAISCAVRGFPKPKIVWMKNRMIIGQDPKFLMQNNQGVLTLNIRKPGTFDSGKYSCMAVNDLGQDEVECKLDIRIAADPEKK; encoded by the exons ATGCCTGAACCAGTCCCTGCAG ATAAACAGGACGGGCAGG AAGCGCAGCCAGAGAGAGATG ATGCACCCCCCACAGATGGAG CAGATTCAGAAGCTGATGGGGATG CTCGAGCAAACCCAGAAGAGGAGG AGCCAGGCAACACTGAGCTTACTGGGCTCTTCGTCGAGAAGCCACCAGAGAATGTAGTCGCTGTTGCAG GAGCGGATGTCACTCTCATAGCCAGGGTCGACTCCACCACCCTGACAAGAAAACCCACCATGAAATGGCTGAAGGGAAAGTGGATGGACCTTGGAAGCAAGGCTGGGAAGCATATGCAGTTCAAGGAAACTTATGACAGGAATACTAAG ATCTATACTTATGAAATGAAGATCATCAAAGTAGTCGCTGGAGACGCTGGAGGCTACAGGTGCGAGGTAACTGCAAAAGACAAGTGTGACAGCTCCACCTTTGAGATCTCTGTTGAGG CTGCACAGCAGGAGGAGCAGCAAGCAGATATTTTGTCTGCCTTCAAAAGAGA GGGTGCTGGCGAGGACGAGGGAGATCTGGATTTCAGCGCTTTGCTGAAAGCCACTAAGAA GAAGAAGAAAGTAAAAGAGGAACCACAGATCGATGTGTGGGAATTGCTTAAGAGTGCCCATCCAAGCGAGTATGAGAAAATCGCCTTTGAGTATGGCATCACTGACCTGAGGGGCATGCTAAAACGTCTGAAAAAGATGAAGGTCGTCGAGCCCAAGCATAGCGAGG CTTTCCTGAAGAGGCTTGAGTCTTGCTACTCGGTGGAAAAGGGCAAGAAGATTGTCCTGAGATGTGAGGTGGTCGATCCCAACACCCAGGTCAAATGGTTGAAGAATGGCCAGGAGATCAAATCCTCAGCCAA gTACATCATAGAGTCAAGTGGGAATGTCAGAACCCTTACGATCAATAGGGTGAGCCTGGCTGATGATGCTGCCTATGAGTGTGTGGTTGGCGAGGACAAGTGTTTCACAGAGGTGTTTGTCAAAG AGCCCCCTGTGACCATCACCAAGCTGATGGATGACTATCACGTTGTCGTTGGAGAGAGAGTGGAGTTTGAGGTTGAGGTGTCGGAAGAGGGCGCCAATGTCATGTG GTTCTTTGAGGATATCGAGCTTCACAAAGACAAAGATTCCAAGTATCGCTTCAAGAAGGATGGAAGGAAGCACACGCTTATCATCCAAGAGGCAACACTGGATGACATTGGAATGTACCATTGTTGGACAAATGGGGGTCATACCAAAGGAGAGCTGGAGGTGGAAG AAAAACAGCTGGAGGTGTTGCAGGACATTGCTGATCTGACAGTCAGGGCAACAGACCAGGCTATGTTCAAGTGTGAGGTGTCTGATGACAAGGTCACAGGAAAGTGGTTCAAAGACGGAGTGGAGGTCTTGCCAAGCGAACGCATTAAAATGACTCACATTGGAAG GTTTCATCGGCTGATTATTGATGATGTGAAGCCAGAGGATGCGGGAGACTACACATTTGTTCCTGATGGATACGCTCTGTCACTTTCTGCCAAACTCAACTTCTTGg AAATTAAGATCGACTATGTGCCCAGACAAG ATCCTCCAAAGATCCACCTGGACACCAGTGGAAACATGGTCTCCCAAAATACCATCATTGTGGTGGCAGGCAACAAGCTCCGTCTGGATGTGGAGATCACAGGAGAGCCAGCACCTACCTGTGTCTGGTCGAAAGGAGATCAA CCAATTACAGAGGCTGAAGGGCGCGTAAGGGTGGAGGCCAGGAAAGATCTGAGCTGCTTCGTCATAGAGGGGGCAGAGAGGGAGGATGAGGGCAACTACACCATCTGTGTTACCAACCCTGCCGGAGAGGACAAGGCTATGCTGTTTGTGAAGATTGTGG ATGTGCCTGACCCCCCTGAGAACATCAGATGCACATCTGTGGGAGAGGACTGCGCCAGCATCGTTTGGGACGCTCCCAAATTTGATGGCGGTGCACCACTTAAAG GTTATCTCatggagaggaagaagaaaggcTCCTCCAGATGGACAAAACTCAACTTTGATGTTTATGAATCGACTACATATGAGGCCAAGAGGATGATTGAAGGTGTTTTTTATGAGATGAGGGTGTTTGCTATCAACAGCATTGGCATGTCTCCACCAAGTATCACCTCCAAACCCTTCATGCCAATTG CCCCAACTAGTGAGCCAATACGTCTGTCAGTACATGATGTGACAGACAGCACATGCACCCTGAAGTGGCTCGCCCCAGAGAAGATTGGAGCTGGGGGCCTGGATGGCTATGTTATTGAATACTGCAAGGAAGGAG ACACTGAGTGGGTGTTGGCAAACCAGGAACTTTGTGAGAGGCAGGGATTTGTGGTGCGTGGCCTTCCAGTGGGGGAGAAAATCGACTTTAGGGTGGCGGCAGTAAACATCGCTGGACGCAGTCCTCCAGCTTTGCTGGGACAACCCGTCACCATCCGTGAGATCATGG AGCATCCTAAGATCCGCCTCCCTCGCGAGCTGAGAACAAAGTATATCAGGAAAGTAGGAGAAAAGATCAACCTGACTATCCCCTTCCAG GGTAAGCCTCGCCCTGTTGCGACCTGGTACAAGGATGGTCAACCCCTTGACCCACAGATGGTCAGCGTCCGTAACTCAAACGTGGACTCCATCCTTTTCATCcgcagtgcagagagagagcactCTGGAACATATGAGCTGGTGCTAAAGATTGAGAACATGGAGGACAGAGCATCCGTCGTCATCAGGATTGTTG ATAAACCTGGCCCTCCTCTGAACGTGAAGGTGACAGAGGTCTGGGGCTTCAATGCAGCACTGGAGTGGGCCCCCCCCAAGGACGATGgcaactgtgacatcactggaTATACCATCCAGAAGGCAGACTTGAAGACTAAg GAATGGTTCACTGTTTATGAACACAACAGACGGCCAAACTGCACAGCTTCAGATCTGATCATGGGCAATGAATACATGTTCCGCGTCTTCAGTGAAAACATCTGCGGCCTGAGCGAGGAGGCGCGTCTAAGCAAGAACACGGCTGTCATCGCCAAGACAG ACCTGGAGATCAAATTAAACCCCTACAAGGAGAAAGACATGTCCTGTGTGCCCAAGTTTACTCAGCCCCTGATTGACAGATCTGCAGTGGCCGGTTACAGCACCGCCATCAGCTGTGCCGTCAGAGGCTTCCCCAAG CCTAAGATCGTTTGGATGAAGAACAGGATGATCATCGGTCAGGATCCCAAGTTCTTGATGCAGAACAACCAGGGAGTGCTGACCCTCAATATTCGCAAGCCAGGCACCTTTGACTCAGGCAAATACTCCTGCATGGCTGTCAATGATCTGGGCCAAGACGAAGTGGAGTGCAAGCTGGACATCCGAA TTGCTGCAGACCCGGAGAAGAAGTGA